One genomic region from Glaciimonas sp. PAMC28666 encodes:
- the mnmC gene encoding FAD-dependent 5-carboxymethylaminomethyl-2-thiouridine(34) oxidoreductase MnmC has protein sequence MPDPRQLERTDTTLQVDKTPAPDVIVPPVDQWQQKTGFTILDTSFGAGNQFLATWQAWRDDAQRPQRLHYLGLLPNPASLTELVDQHVAWPKWATLAQELRAVWPTLVPGFHRLYLAQNSIILTLMIGDSDQCLRQITARIESFFIHGEGPRTWPPALFARLNRLAAPQAKLTIVDLNAGKQSVLEQAGFVFEKTASAENINDSADFTTAGIACFSPRWQTNFPHAHAIPSRSHAIVIGAGLAGAAACQRLTLRGWKVTLIERHAQIAQEASGNAAGIFMPVLSRDDNPTSRLTRAAYLFAHHVWQGLGGIGNAFSGARCGVLQVARDAVHEESQQRWAQQANLPPDFAQWLTQPDTSALVGTAVSHGGWWFSGGGWIHPLSLCEAMLKACGDRLQTHFGVAIHELVKTSNGWQVSDNKGKVIASAPIVILANGMEALNLCHASALPLTAIRGQVTYVAAESAPKITPVLCGDGYLTPESNGMHSLGASYDEDNGASLRQKSQNENLARIKKILPSWDVDPDNLPLAGRVGFRCVAPDRLPLIGALPDPMAKSQLREPQLKDMPRLSGLYGLLGFASRGLIWAPLAAELLAAELNNEPMPVEAELAAALDPARFLLKAQRRNQSK, from the coding sequence TTGCAAGTGGACAAAACCCCTGCTCCTGACGTCATTGTGCCGCCTGTCGATCAATGGCAGCAAAAGACCGGCTTCACCATACTGGATACATCATTTGGAGCAGGAAACCAGTTCCTCGCAACCTGGCAGGCTTGGCGCGACGATGCCCAACGGCCGCAAAGATTACATTATTTGGGATTACTTCCAAACCCGGCATCCCTCACGGAGCTGGTCGACCAACACGTAGCGTGGCCGAAATGGGCGACGCTGGCGCAAGAGTTGCGTGCAGTCTGGCCTACTTTGGTGCCGGGCTTCCATCGCCTTTATCTTGCGCAAAACAGCATTATATTGACGTTGATGATAGGCGACAGCGATCAATGCCTGCGACAGATTACAGCCAGAATAGAGTCTTTTTTTATCCACGGTGAAGGCCCGCGAACATGGCCGCCAGCGTTATTTGCGCGACTCAATCGCCTAGCCGCTCCACAGGCAAAATTGACTATCGTTGATCTGAATGCAGGTAAACAAAGCGTTCTTGAACAGGCTGGCTTTGTTTTTGAAAAGACTGCCAGCGCTGAAAATATAAACGATTCTGCAGACTTCACCACTGCTGGCATCGCGTGCTTTTCGCCGCGCTGGCAAACCAATTTTCCTCATGCTCATGCCATCCCCAGTCGATCTCACGCCATTGTTATCGGAGCAGGTCTGGCAGGCGCAGCTGCTTGTCAACGGCTAACGTTACGCGGCTGGAAAGTCACCCTCATCGAACGACACGCTCAAATTGCACAGGAAGCTTCGGGTAACGCCGCCGGAATTTTTATGCCGGTGTTATCGAGAGACGACAATCCGACCTCGCGTTTGACGCGCGCCGCGTATCTGTTCGCACACCACGTCTGGCAAGGTCTTGGCGGGATCGGCAACGCCTTCTCCGGCGCGCGCTGCGGCGTGCTGCAGGTTGCAAGGGATGCGGTCCACGAAGAGTCGCAGCAACGTTGGGCGCAACAGGCCAACCTGCCGCCCGACTTTGCGCAGTGGCTGACCCAGCCGGACACCAGCGCATTAGTCGGAACCGCCGTCAGTCATGGCGGTTGGTGGTTTTCCGGTGGTGGCTGGATACATCCGCTTAGTTTGTGTGAGGCCATGTTGAAAGCATGCGGTGACCGGTTACAGACACATTTTGGCGTAGCCATTCACGAACTGGTAAAAACCTCGAATGGATGGCAAGTAAGTGACAACAAAGGCAAAGTGATTGCCAGCGCACCCATAGTGATTCTGGCGAACGGCATGGAGGCCTTAAATCTTTGCCATGCCAGCGCGTTGCCACTTACAGCCATTCGGGGACAGGTGACTTATGTCGCCGCTGAAAGCGCTCCAAAAATTACGCCAGTGCTTTGCGGCGATGGCTATTTGACGCCAGAGAGCAACGGTATGCACAGCTTGGGTGCGAGCTATGACGAAGATAATGGCGCGTCCTTACGACAAAAAAGTCAAAACGAAAACCTTGCACGGATCAAGAAAATTTTGCCCAGCTGGGACGTCGACCCCGACAATCTGCCACTGGCGGGCAGAGTCGGATTTCGCTGCGTCGCTCCGGACCGGTTACCCCTGATCGGTGCCTTGCCCGATCCGATGGCAAAATCCCAGCTTCGTGAACCGCAGCTTAAAGACATGCCGCGTTTGTCCGGGCTGTACGGATTACTGGGATTTGCTTCGCGAGGATTGATCTGGGCACCCCTGGCAGCGGAATTATTAGCCGCGGAACTAAATAATGAGCCAATGCCGGTTGAGGCGGAACTGGCGGCAGCGCTCGACCCGGCCCGTTTTCTCTTGAAGGCACAACGTCGCAATCAATCGAAGTGA
- a CDS encoding YXWGXW repeat-containing protein yields the protein MKFKSILCVSLLAVSAGFMVPQAQAQVVVGIGVAPPPPRYEVVPPPRGGFIWAPGYWRWNGRRHVWVGGQYVRARPGYRYRAPGWDHGPGGDWRFRERGWDR from the coding sequence ATGAAATTTAAATCGATTCTTTGTGTCAGCTTGCTTGCAGTCAGTGCAGGATTCATGGTGCCGCAGGCACAAGCGCAAGTTGTCGTCGGTATAGGAGTTGCACCTCCTCCACCTCGCTATGAAGTGGTGCCGCCACCCCGGGGTGGTTTTATCTGGGCACCAGGATATTGGCGCTGGAATGGTCGTCGCCACGTTTGGGTCGGCGGACAATATGTACGGGCTCGCCCCGGCTATCGTTACCGCGCACCTGGCTGGGATCATGGACCGGGTGGCGACTGGCGTTTCCGTGAGCGTGGCTGGGACAGATAA